ACTGGCGAATGAGCTGAAACCTCTCGGACTTAGTACGGAGGAGAAGAGTGATCTCGTCGCCTTCCTCGAGAGTCTTTCCAGCGCCACTCCGATCGCTGTCGAGCTGGTGGAGATCCCCGAAACCTACGAGCCGATCGACGAATGGCTCGGCGTCCACAACTGATTTCAGGCGTCCCGTACGACACCGCAGTTTGAAGGTAAACAAAATGAAGTCGCCAAACAGAACGCAGGGCTTGTTGATCGCGCTCTTGCTCGTCGTCGCTCCTGTGGCATTCGCCCAGGAAGACCCCGATTTCGATCCGCCTCTGGCACCACTTCCGCCACCACCGGCGCCTCCGGACAACCCGATCACGCCCGCGAAGACGGAGCTCGGCAAACTCCTGTTCTTCGACACACGCTTGACGGGTGACGCGAGCTTGAGTTGTGGCGACTGTCACGATCCGAAGAAGGGTTGGGGCTCCAGCGGACCGATCTCGCGCGGTTATCCCGGTGCGGTCCACTGGCGCAATTCCCATACTGCCGTGAACTCCGCCTACCTGGGGAAACTCTTCTGGCAGGGAAGCGCCAAGAGCCTCGAAGGCCAGGCTCCGACCGCCAATCGCGGTGCGGTGGCGGGAAATGGCGAGCGGGACGTGATGCAGAGTCGGCTTCGCCAGACTCCCTACTACATCAAGGCATTCAAGGAAGTCTTCGGCACCGAGCGACCCAATCTCGGCGACGCCTGGCAGGCTGTCGCGACGTTCGAACGCGCGGCGTTGTCTCAGCTCGATACGCCACTGGACCAGTATCTCGCGGGCGACGAGTCGGCTCTTTCCGAAGAGGCGATCGAGGGACTCGAGTTGTTCCGCGGCAAGGCCGGTTGCATCGAGTGCCACAACGGCCCTCTGCTCACGGATGAGAAATACTACAACCTGGGTCTACCGCGGCCCATCGAGTGGGAATCGATCGGTCTGAACACGATCACCTTCCGCTGGGAGACCTACGCCAAGGGTGCTCCCGAAAAGAGCTATCGAGAGTGGAAGGACGACGCGGGGCTGTACTTCACGACCAAGCGCAAGGATGACATCGGGAAGTTCCGCACTCAGCCACTCCGGTATCTCCTGTACACCCCTCCGTACGGGCACGCCGGGCAGTTCTACACACTGGAGGAGGTCGTCGACTTTTACGACGAAGGTGGAGGCGAGAACGAGTTCACCGATGGCACACACGGTTTCAATACGAAGACGCCGATCCTGAAGCCTCTCAATCTCAGCGATGAAGAGAAAGAGGTGTTGGTGATCTTCCTGGAAGAAATCAGCGGTGAGGAAATCACGATGGCCGTTCCGAAGATCCCAATGTACGAGGCGATGCCCGATGTGGCTGAACTGACGCAAGCTTCGGCCAAGCGAATCGGCCTCGAGACGTATCTGTCCTCTCTTGCTGGAAAGGAGGAGGTGAGCAAATGACCGAGCAGAAGAAATCCTCGTCGTGTCGGGGTGGTTGCATTACCAGACGTGAGGCTCTGCTAGGAGGCGCTGGAGTGATCACCAGCACCGTCTTGCTCAGCACTCTTCCCGGATGCGAGAAAAGCGAACCGGTGCCCGTTCAGGTGTCCCGTCATCCGGGCAAGCTGATCGGCAAGCTGAGTGAGTTGAAACAGAATCAATCCGTATCTTTTTCATTTCCGGAAGGCGCCGCCAACGCGACGGGCATGTTGATCAAGATGGGTGTTCAGGCCGGAGGAGGCATCGGACCGGAACAGGACATCGTCGCTTTCAATACGACCTGTCCTCACATGGGCGGACAACTCTACGGGCGCTACATACCCGAGGAGCAGGCTCTGGGCGCCTGTCCCCATCACCTTTCATCGTTCGACCTGACTCGCCACGGCATGGTCATCGCCGGCCATGCCACCGAGAGCTTGCCGCAAGTGCTGCTTGAACTCGACGGAGACGACATCTACGCCGTGGGCCTGATTGGTCTGATCTACGGCCACACTTCAAATCCCGAAGCCTGATCGAGGAATAGGAATCATGTCTGCAAAAGATTCAAAGCCATTCTACAAGTCGTCGGAGCAGGTTCCGCTTCCGCCAAAAGATGCCGAGGTCCTCACCACGTGTTGCGACTACTGCATCGTGGCGTGTGGACAGAAGGTCTACCGCTGGCCCGCCGACGGTCCCAACGGGGGCATGAAGAAGAGCGAAAATGCGCTCAACCGAGATTACCCATTGGCTCCGATGGTGGGCAACTGGCTTGGACCGAACCAGTTCACCCAGGCGATGCACAACGGGAAGCTCCACAATATTGCCGTCGTACCGGACGGCGACGCGACCGTCGTCAATGTGGGCGGAAATCACAGTATTCGCGGTGGTTGCATTGCCCAGAAGGTGTACAGCGAGAAGAAGCCGACTCGGGATCGCTTGAAGCACCCGATGATTCGCATCGCCGGGAAACTGACACCGGTGAGCTGGGACCTGGCCCTGGACGTCGCCGCCGAGGTCTCCAAGCACGTCATCAAGCACCACGGCGAAGACGCCTGGGCCCTGAAGTACTTCAGCTATCAGTTCTACGAGAACACGTACGCGCTCACGCGCTTGGCGTTCAAGAGCATCAATACGATGGCGGTCGCCCAGCACGACCACCCGGCGATCGTGGATGCGACTCCCGGCTGGACGGATATCGGCTACGACAGTTTCCCGTCGTCGTACGAGGACTTCCTGCACGCCGATTGCGTCGTGATCTCCGGAGTGGATCCGTTCGAGACCAAGTCGGTGTTGTGGAGCGAGTGGATTTCTCGGGGCATGATCGAGAACAAGACGAAACTCGTGATGATCAATCCCAGAAAGACGGTCGGCGTTGCCGCGGCCGAGAAGAACGGCGGTCTGCACCTGGATGTGAATCCCGGCTCCGATACCGTCGTACACATGGCGATCGAGCGTGTGATCCTGGAAAACGGTTGGGAGGACACCGAGTTCATCAAGAACTGGGTGAACAATTTCTGGGAGACCGATTCCGGTTTCGGTCAGGGAACCCGCAACACGCCCTGGCAGTGGCGAACCACCTGGGGGAAATTCCAGGTCAAGGACTTCGCCGACTGGAAGAAGTGGATTCTGGAGCAGGAAGAGTCCAAGCCCGATGTCGCTGCGGCGATTGCCGGGATCGACCCTCAGAAGATCTACAAGGCCGCAGAGATGATGGCCAAGCCGAAAGCTGATGGCGAACGGCCCAAGACCATGATCGCGATCGAAAAGGGCAACTACTGGTCCAATAACTATCTGAACACTGTTTCGATCGGTACGCTAGGCGTGATTCTCGGATGCAGTGGTCGCAAGGGACGTGGCATCACTCGTCTGGGTGGCCACCAGCGCGGTGGGCGGAGCGGGGGCAAGTATCCGACCTGGAAGTCTCCCTACAAGATGCCCGGTCGGCGCCATCATCGGATCGACCTGGACCGCTGGGTCGAAGATGGCCACGTGCGCTTTGCCTACGTCGTCGGTACGACGTGGATCCAGTCCATGGCCGGTTCGGGTGATCTGAAGCAGACTTTCCAAGCGAAGACTCGCGACAATCCGCATCAGATTCAGTCAGCGGATAAGCAGCACATCATCGATACGCTCAAGAAACGAGTCGAGTCGGGCGGGATGGTGGTCGCCCACCAGGATCTCTATCTCATCGAACCCATCGGTAGTGAATTTGCCGACATCGTGCTTCCTGCTTCGGGTTGGGGCGAGTCGGATTTCACGCGCTGCAACGGAGAACGTCGCATTCGCCTGTACTCCGGCTTCTACGATCCGCCGGGAGAAGCCTTGCCCGACTGGAAGATCGTTTCCATGTTCGCGAAGAAGATGGGATTCGAGGGCTACGACTGGAAGGAGTCCAATGACGTTTTCGAGGAGACCTGTCGCTTCAGTCGAGGCGGTCGAACCGATTACAACGTCTTGCGCACGGTCGCCAAACGGAAGGGCATGAAGACCCACGACCTGCTTCGGACCTACGGTACGACTGGATTGCAGTGTCCGCTGCTCCTCGATGGAGAGAAGATCATCGAGACCAAACGACTGCACGATTTCGAACGCGATGATCTACCTGCCACGGGGCCAGCGGGGGTGAGCGTTCAGCGCAAGAACCTGATGGCCTTCAAGACGCACACCGGCAAGCTGAACCTGTTGAAGTCACCCTGGAATATCTGGTCCGATTTCTACGAGTTCATGCGACCCAAAGACGATGAGCTGTGGGTAACCAACGGGCGCGTCAACGAGATCTGGCAATCGGGTTTCGACGATACAGAGCGTCGTCCGTACATTCAGCAGCGCTGGCCGGACAACTTCCTCGAGATCCATGAGGAAGATGCGCGCGCCCGCGGCATCGAAACCGGTGACCGCGTCGAGATCGAGTCGAAACGCGTTCCCGTCCAAAAGGATTTCAATCTGGGCGTCAAGAGCGACGATATGTGGTTCTCTGGTCTGATGAAGCGCAACCACATCAAGATCGTCACCGGAAAATTCGAAGCGGTGGCTATCATCACTCCGGTCGTGAAAAAGGGAGTGGTCTTTACGAACTTCCTGGACAAGAACCAACCGGCCAATAGCATCACGCCGAGGGTTCCGGATCCGCTCAGCATGAACTACCGCTTCAAGCTCTCATCGGGAACGGTCAAGAAGATCGGTGAATCCCCTTACAAGGACACCTACGCCCAGATGAGCCTCAAGAGGCGGAATATCGTTTAGCGACACCGACGCGGAGTTCCGGTGAGCCGGAACTCCGCGTCGGCCGTCACTTCGCTCCTTCACGCTCGTACAGGATGGGATTCAACGGGCTCGCGATCGGATCGCCGACCGCGCAACCCGGTGCCCAGCGCTTCTGATCGTATTCCTGGAACGCGTCGGCCGGTTCCGCGACGCGCATGTCTCGATCCATATAGATCATCGTCATGGCGGCGCGGGTTTCTTCGGTCTGGTTCGGGTCCGCCCGGTGGAACGTGAAGCCGTAGTGGAAGCTCACGTCTCCTAGTTCGTAGGGCTCGGCGACCACGCGGATTCCGGCCGCCGAAAGCGAAGCGGCGATCTCACTCTCTCCGCGCTCACTGATCCCGAAGCGCCGCCCGTGATCCGTTTCCTGGGTTCCCACTGCAAAGGCCAGGGCTCCCGCTTCGACGGACGTCGCCTGCAGCGGAATCCAGGCGGTGATGCTCAGTCCGCTCGACATCGGCCAGAAGAACTGATCGACGTGCCATGGGGTCGCTCCACCGCCGGTTTCCTTGTAGAGCGCCTGGTCGTGCCACATGCGCACGCCTTCGCATCCCAGTAGTTCGTTGGCGATGCGCGCGCAGCGCAGGTTCAGACTGAAGGGACGGATGGCTTCGTGGCGCTCCCAGAGGTTCGTGATCTGGATGAAGGCCTGCGCGTAGGCGTTTCGCTCTTCCAGCGGGAGCACGTTCGGATCTTCCGCCGAAACGATGCTCGTGATCTGCTCTGCGAAAAACTCCAGAAGCTCCTTCGAGAAGACCCCGGGAAGCCGGATGAAACCATCGCTGCGATAAGCCGCGATCTGCTCGGCGGAAAGAGAGTAGGGACGATCGAGTTCTTCCCGGAAACGCGCGGGTAGATCCTGCAACGCCCTAGGCTCCGCTCACCGGAGTCTCATCTTTGGGAGGTGGGGCGCCTCCGACGAGGATCGGGTACTGCCGATCGGGAGCATCGCAGCGGGTCCGCACGGCCTCGTCGCCAGTTCCCGTAATCACATGGGCACCGTCGGGTGCGAACTGGACGACGTAGGCGTTGCGCGGGCGGTCCGTCGTCCTATTCGGTCCGGTTTTGTGCGGCGTCAGCGATGAGAAGACGACCACCCCGCCGGCACGGACCGGAGCGGCAATCATTTCATACTTGCTCTCGTCTCCCACGCAATCGAAACCGTATTCAGTCTGCTCATGGGCCCAGGTGCCGTCCCTGTGGTAACCCGGAATAACGACCGGACAGCCGTTCTGCTCGTCGGCATCCGTCAACGCTACCCAGCAGGTCAGATACTGCTGCGGATCCACGTAGGTGTAGCCATTGTCCTGATGCCACGGAAACTCTTCGGCCATCTGCGGTTTCTTGTACACCGTCTGGTCCCAGTAAAGACGAACGTCTTGGCCGACCAGGTCGTGCACCAGGTCGCTGAAAAAGCCGCTACGCGTCAACTCCCTGGCCTTCGGCGAGCGGGTCACCATATGTGGCGTGAACGTGATTTCCCCAGAGCGTGCGATGAACATCTTTCCGCCGAAGCGCTCGTCGAGCATCTCTTCGAACTTGCGCTCGAGTGGGTCGAGTTCGCCGCGCAGAGCCTCGATCGTGGCTGCGTCGAAGACGTCTTCGAAGACCAGGAATCCCTTTTCGTCGAATTGCCTGGCCTGCTCCTCGTTGATCAGGCGGAAGGGTCCCTTGTGGTTCTCCCAATGGAAACTCTTGTTGAGTTCGTGCTTGATCACCGATCTCCTCCCGCGGCCATGGCAGCCACTTCAGATGGGCCACTCCTACCTCAGATCCTATCCCAAATACCCCTGATTCACGGATCGGCAGCCCTCAGTGGTTGGCCGGGCGAAGTGGTAGGATCGCTAGAAGCGAATCCAAAACACTCAACGGCGTTTCGTTTCGCGCGTTGGAAGACTGGAGTACTCATGCGAACCGATCTCTGTGACCTCTTCGGAATCGACGTGCCCGTATTTGCCTTCAGCCACTGTCGGGATGTCGTGGCCGCAGTGACCAACGCCGGGGGACTCGGGGTGCTGGGCGCACTCGCGTTTTCCGATGAGCAACTCGAGATCGAGTTGAACTGGATCGATGAGCACGTCAACGGAA
The sequence above is a segment of the bacterium genome. Coding sequences within it:
- a CDS encoding phytanoyl-CoA dioxygenase family protein — encoded protein: MIKHELNKSFHWENHKGPFRLINEEQARQFDEKGFLVFEDVFDAATIEALRGELDPLERKFEEMLDERFGGKMFIARSGEITFTPHMVTRSPKARELTRSGFFSDLVHDLVGQDVRLYWDQTVYKKPQMAEEFPWHQDNGYTYVDPQQYLTCWVALTDADEQNGCPVVIPGYHRDGTWAHEQTEYGFDCVGDESKYEMIAAPVRAGGVVVFSSLTPHKTGPNRTTDRPRNAYVVQFAPDGAHVITGTGDEAVRTRCDAPDRQYPILVGGAPPPKDETPVSGA
- a CDS encoding phytanoyl-CoA dioxygenase family protein, which translates into the protein MQDLPARFREELDRPYSLSAEQIAAYRSDGFIRLPGVFSKELLEFFAEQITSIVSAEDPNVLPLEERNAYAQAFIQITNLWERHEAIRPFSLNLRCARIANELLGCEGVRMWHDQALYKETGGGATPWHVDQFFWPMSSGLSITAWIPLQATSVEAGALAFAVGTQETDHGRRFGISERGESEIAASLSAAGIRVVAEPYELGDVSFHYGFTFHRADPNQTEETRAAMTMIYMDRDMRVAEPADAFQEYDQKRWAPGCAVGDPIASPLNPILYEREGAK
- a CDS encoding cytochrome-c peroxidase — translated: MKSPNRTQGLLIALLLVVAPVAFAQEDPDFDPPLAPLPPPPAPPDNPITPAKTELGKLLFFDTRLTGDASLSCGDCHDPKKGWGSSGPISRGYPGAVHWRNSHTAVNSAYLGKLFWQGSAKSLEGQAPTANRGAVAGNGERDVMQSRLRQTPYYIKAFKEVFGTERPNLGDAWQAVATFERAALSQLDTPLDQYLAGDESALSEEAIEGLELFRGKAGCIECHNGPLLTDEKYYNLGLPRPIEWESIGLNTITFRWETYAKGAPEKSYREWKDDAGLYFTTKRKDDIGKFRTQPLRYLLYTPPYGHAGQFYTLEEVVDFYDEGGGENEFTDGTHGFNTKTPILKPLNLSDEEKEVLVIFLEEISGEEITMAVPKIPMYEAMPDVAELTQASAKRIGLETYLSSLAGKEEVSK
- a CDS encoding arsenate reductase (azurin) large subunit, whose protein sequence is MSAKDSKPFYKSSEQVPLPPKDAEVLTTCCDYCIVACGQKVYRWPADGPNGGMKKSENALNRDYPLAPMVGNWLGPNQFTQAMHNGKLHNIAVVPDGDATVVNVGGNHSIRGGCIAQKVYSEKKPTRDRLKHPMIRIAGKLTPVSWDLALDVAAEVSKHVIKHHGEDAWALKYFSYQFYENTYALTRLAFKSINTMAVAQHDHPAIVDATPGWTDIGYDSFPSSYEDFLHADCVVISGVDPFETKSVLWSEWISRGMIENKTKLVMINPRKTVGVAAAEKNGGLHLDVNPGSDTVVHMAIERVILENGWEDTEFIKNWVNNFWETDSGFGQGTRNTPWQWRTTWGKFQVKDFADWKKWILEQEESKPDVAAAIAGIDPQKIYKAAEMMAKPKADGERPKTMIAIEKGNYWSNNYLNTVSIGTLGVILGCSGRKGRGITRLGGHQRGGRSGGKYPTWKSPYKMPGRRHHRIDLDRWVEDGHVRFAYVVGTTWIQSMAGSGDLKQTFQAKTRDNPHQIQSADKQHIIDTLKKRVESGGMVVAHQDLYLIEPIGSEFADIVLPASGWGESDFTRCNGERRIRLYSGFYDPPGEALPDWKIVSMFAKKMGFEGYDWKESNDVFEETCRFSRGGRTDYNVLRTVAKRKGMKTHDLLRTYGTTGLQCPLLLDGEKIIETKRLHDFERDDLPATGPAGVSVQRKNLMAFKTHTGKLNLLKSPWNIWSDFYEFMRPKDDELWVTNGRVNEIWQSGFDDTERRPYIQQRWPDNFLEIHEEDARARGIETGDRVEIESKRVPVQKDFNLGVKSDDMWFSGLMKRNHIKIVTGKFEAVAIITPVVKKGVVFTNFLDKNQPANSITPRVPDPLSMNYRFKLSSGTVKKIGESPYKDTYAQMSLKRRNIV
- a CDS encoding arsenate reductase (azurin) small subunit gives rise to the protein MTEQKKSSSCRGGCITRREALLGGAGVITSTVLLSTLPGCEKSEPVPVQVSRHPGKLIGKLSELKQNQSVSFSFPEGAANATGMLIKMGVQAGGGIGPEQDIVAFNTTCPHMGGQLYGRYIPEEQALGACPHHLSSFDLTRHGMVIAGHATESLPQVLLELDGDDIYAVGLIGLIYGHTSNPEA